The DNA window CTTCGCAGCCTTCATGAAGCGCGAGATAAATTGCCGCTTGACCTACGGCGCCAGTACCCGAATGTATTAATATCTTGTCGCCTTTCTTTATCGTTGTCTTTATGTATAATGCGTAACAACATGTGCCATAAGCGCACGGTACTGTCGCAGCGTCCTCCAGTGTCCATTCGTCAGGAATATACCAGCATAGAGTTCTATCGGCTACGTGCATATTTGATAGAcatctgaaaaaagaaaagtttattatatacctTGCaagatataatgtaaaagtaaaataaaatatataattttattttatatttttttttttaaataataaaggtTTTTAAAGTCTTTCtacttttgaaattaaaatgtaaggaTGCACTGAGAAATATaagacataaaattttttattcaaaatataaattatttaaataatctaaattctaaattgtatattttttcatgcagTTTTAGTTAGAAATACTTGTGAACAACAAGTATAAAATAACACACCTATTTTCCCAAATTCCCATTACTCTATGTCCAGCACTATCAATACCGACATATTCTAAGCCTATTAGACATTCTTCTAATCGTCCGCGTGACATATATTCATCCATGTTGATTTTGCCCGTCGCTATCATTACATCTTTGAAATTGATGGACGCATAAACTATGCGAACAAGATCTTTGTGCTGATAACTTGGAGCGATCGGACCTTCGATCCAACGAAATGAATTCAAATCACCGcgaatctaacaataagacgctttattgtagaaaaattataagacaaaagaaaatttgttttatccaAAAGTCTGATACATACCATTTGATTGACTAAAGCATGATATGTGAGTTTTAGCTCTAAAGGTGCTAGTGGAAGATGTCTATATGATCCCCATACTTTTCCCGGGcgcaaaacatttataaaaagatccaTCTGGAGTTGATCCGCGTACAACGGCTCGTCTAGAGAAAATTTCGGTGCTGTCTCGTCTTGGATCAATACAcctcttattaattttccacCTGGTTCTTTTCTCAAACAATTTATGAGACCTAATAAACCGCATTCCGAATCTTCTTGACCtactaaaattattcttacaatATTGTTCTCGACATTTAAGATCGATGTTAGTTGCTCTAACCAAGTGAAGTTGTAATTgctcacaaaaataatttctgtttttctccacaatctttcttttttttttaaaagtacaaTATGTTCCTTTTTTGTGCGTTTCTCAAGAACTACTGCTAAATTGTGCCTCTCTGCATTTGTAAAATCATCTCTTGAGAGCGGTTGTCCCCGTGTCAGTAAGAAACCATCATTTTGTAATACTGACAGAATTTCCTTTAAAGTTTTGCTCTTATCGTGTGTTAATAGATTAACTCCAGCGGCTAATATCgcattattatcttttgataGCTTCATGGACCGCGTAATTTTTGGTGGAAGAACAGAATCGAAACGATTGGTTCCGGTTATTAAATTGAGATTAGGCTTAATCAACGGCAGATTATCTAAGATTTCAAGAAACAATGGTGATGCTAATTCTTCTGCCGTTATTTCATCACCGTCTTCAATCAACtcgataatatttactttagtTGTTTGATGATATTCCAGAGCGAGATGCATTGATAAGATTATGCTCTCTTGTAAGGAAACCTCGGCTCTGTCGCGATGAGCTACGAATCTATATTCTTCGAGAACAGGATTCGCTGTTGACTTTCGACGGAATATACATGTAGATTTTAAACCACAAATTTCAATACCACCTGATACTATCACATCTAAATCTTTGTAGAAGTGCACAGGCAactctaaaatttaaatttatcatttagatcatattttttattgtttaataaaaaataacttttttttttgttttacacattaacatattttttaaataattataaagatatctgctaaaacattgaatatattgaaaagtttaaaagaaataaataatctctttcttttacaagTGGACATCTGTGTTCTGTAAACTTACGTTTTTCTTCCGCTGttatatttcgtatatacTGTGTATGAAGTTCTGTATCAATCACCAGTTTTTGTATCTCCGTAGGAATGTAAAGATTTCTCGTATCGCAACCGAACACTTTTACTTGCAACATATTATCCATAAACGTTACCCAATTATTTATCCAAGCTATGTATCCTCGATTTTCAGTAAcagataaactttttaaaccTCGAAATAGATTGGTATATTGATATCCgcgtaattttaattctttataaatgtcTTTTGTTGTCATCAATTTTTCCTTATCTTCACAATCCTTTTGTATaagatgtattttttctttagaagGATCTGAGGGAATGCGTGCTGTACCGGTAACAACAGTATTATCTCCTTCTATTATTTCAAAGTTTCCTGTGCCTAGATAatagacatatataattatttatttttatattacagataCTTATAaggtgtttctaaataaatgcgaaaaattttagaagatgatctttgtcgaaaattaaggaagagttttctaatataaatatatactttatttcttcCTGCCGAGTTacatttcttcaaataaaaaagatgaaaattagattttcatttattataattttgtgttatttttgtttcatttttttcaacatttactataatcttattttgtttgcttttttattgtaaatttcaatttttcgtaaCTCGAAATCTGTGCCATTTAGTGTCATGCTAtacatgataatttttctaacttgTTCAaaatccgaaaaaaaaaattaatttttacctcCTTATTTGGAGGAGTATAACTCCTCAAAAacgaatataagaatatatgaatccctctctttaatttttgacaaaaaatcatgtaaaatttttcgcatttatttagaaacatctTGTATATGTTAACGCGCTGTGTCAAAGTTTATttgcgaaattttaatttcttttctaaacaaAATCTACCTTTCTGAATCAATATGGTTAGATCCAAATCTCCCTGCTTCGGAATATGCGTTGTCCGAAGAAACTTGACATTTTCAAATACAATTGGTATTTCATTAAGCCACTGACCCCTCTGCATACTAATTGTATCCCAAATGAAAACAAGATATCCTGTGGCTGGCAACAAGTTTCTTCCATCGATTATATGACCgcttatatattcaaaagatTCATCTTTCAATGTGATATTAACTGTTCTTTCTCCTgaagtaattttcttttgtgtttTAAAACACATTACATACCAGTCTTTGGAATGATTCCACCTGATTatcataagaaatatatttacatcagttaataaattggaaataaaaatttctgcattataaaaattattttacgttttctCCGTATTTTCATATAGTAACAAGTAactatagtaaaaataataaataactataattataataaataactatatatttgatatacttGATTGATGGTGAGATCATTGGAGTTCCACGACTAACAGGAAATTGCACAGTTGGGTATAAATTCGCTAGTTGCGGTTGCAAACCattgttatacatttttccCAATCCttgtaaaaatactttaacatTGTTTTCATGGTTGCATTGTAGTAATGCGATATTACTTATATCGAACAATTCCTTCATAATGCTCTGAAAAGTTCCATCTGGCGCGATTTCGAGAGTCACAGTATTTTTAGgaattaattgtacaattaCTTCGACAGATGCAGGATCTAGcagattatttgtaaaatattcagcATAAGACAACTCAGTGCcgcgtaataatttttgccatGTTTGATTGTGcgtcataatattatttggcaTTAATCGATTTAGATAAGAAAGAATCTTAGTTTTTACAGATGCTAATTGACTGTGAAGAGACATGTTGCTGCCTTTAATTTCTTCagtatagatattattaacctaaaaaggaaataaatattaattcaatgtaattgtttattcaattaatattattaaaaacaaaatatttaatttcttaaaaatttaagaaaacatttaattttgttataaatgctTTTACTGATTTTCTAGATCCATTTATACAGCAAGATTTATACAGCATATTTAGACTATTCTTACagattagattaatatttggTGAACATACGTTCTTTGCTTTATCATAATTGTGATCAAACTCGGCCATAGAACTGTgagttatttttgtttcacttAATACCAATCCTATATAATAGGAGGAGAGTAGCACTTGTTCCATTGTAAAATTACCAGTCACATATCCACAACAAAGTTCGCCGATCGAATGACCGACAACATGATCTGGCACGATATTTATGGACTTTAAAAGATCAATTAAACCGATCTGAAGGAAAAagtatagtatttttttttttttttttgtaaattttgaataatttgcacaatttacgatacaaatataattcatcACCTGCATTACAGTAATGCCAACTAACGAGTTCAATATGCTGTTAAAGATTGCTTCGTGTTTACTtgttattatatcaatgatgTTCATTCCATGTGTCCTCAAAATAGtatcgcatttttttacagatttataaaatgtcgGGAATTGTAATAATGATTCGCctattaaagcaaaaattgaaaaaatttatctgtaaGATATTGCTTCTTTGATATACAAATGTGCAAAGTAAAATGCGTACCCATGCCAGGCCATTGCGATCCAATTCCGGAAAATACAAAACAAATCGGTTTCCTTTTACCCGAATAATGTTGTAtttctttcatcatttttatcgatGCTTTAGATTCGATAATTGCATAGCCTCTGTAAGGATGACCTTGTATATCGTCAGCGTGAAGATCATGCAAAAGCCGAATATATTCGACGTCTATCGGTTGATTCTCGACCTAATATACAATGTtgattatcgattttaataaaaaatattttgtataaatatgctTATATCGACAATGTGAAATGCAAATGTTTGATGTTACCTCATTTAAGAATGATTCGACTGCTTGTTCAGTACGACCAGATATAACAACGAGTCTTGGTAAATCGTCATTTGGCGCTCCTCCATTAACTTTTTGCTTCAAATTAGATTGTAGCAAAATATGACAATTGGCTCCACCGAAGCCAAACGAATTAATACCTACGAAACCGGGATTCCAAGGTGTTGGGGTATTTACTACACGTATACTTCCATTCTCAAGAGCCTTAATGTCTTTCCGTACTTgtgtgaaatttatattcgGCGGGATTATGCCAGTTTGTATCGCAATTATAACCttacaaaaaatagatttatcaaagatttttttttaactgttattttattttaaatttattattatttgttagaaTTAATgcgagataaattaatagaattaataaagtaaatactAATTAATTGCAGCAGAAGGAAAacaaaaaagcaatatttgtgttaattaaaaaattaacaattctaCACGATTGTTGATCATGTTTGACACTGagataaattagtaaaatatcttACAGTGCGTATTTTAACTATTGTTACCTTAGCAATTTGACATAAACCTGCAGCAGCCTCAGTGTGACCTAAGTTTGACTTGACAGAACCAATTAATAGAGAAGTCTTCTTATCCTTGCAGAAAATTTTCTCGAGTGCGTTAATTTCTTCCGGATCACCAACTTTGGTACCAGTACCATGAGCCTCCATAAAAGCTAAGCAAGACGGTGATACACCGCATTCATCGTAAAACTCTTGAAGCAAAGCTGCTTGCATTTCGCTGGACGGAAAAGTTATCCCTTGTTCTTTGTATCCGTCACAATTCGTCTTGGCATATACAACAGTTGCATAAAATCTCTTAGCCCTTCTTGCTTTTTGAAGGTATACTACACAGATTGTTTCACTACGCATATAACCGTTTGCATTTTGATCAAAAGATCTACAAAATCCATCAGGCGATAAAACTCCTTGAATCAAAACCGTTacaagttaatatatattttagaatatattagagtatttatttttaaattgtcctaggatttatatatattttatattttaaattcataaattttaatgagtaACAATACCAATTCGTGTAAATAGCAAGGCTAAATTGGGGTGTAAACAAAGATTTGCACCACCCACAATAGCAGCATCACATTCCCCCGATCGCATACTTTTAAAAGCATGCTCCATAGCAAAGAGACTTGAACTGCAAGCTGTGTCGATTGAATAAGACGGCCCTGTTGTACCCAACCGTTGAGAGATTCGATTTGCCAGCATTGCCTTACAACATCCATGAATTGCAGAATTAGGTACctaatgcatatacatatgtatattacttaGAGAACTTGTATgcttattaaacatatattttaatataaaaaaattattttcttattatatatatatatatatatatatatatatattatctattaattttttatgattaatgcaATTTGAATTCGatgcttaatattttaaatacctGATGTTTTTCGTAAAACCAATTTCCTTCCGATTCAGAAAAGCACACCCCGATAAAAACTCCAGTTTTTGTTCCACGTAAATCTTTTGGATTTACTCCTGCATCAATTATAGCTTCGTAAGTATGTTCTAATAATATCCTTCCCATGGGATCCGTCACGGCAACTTCATCGaacgaaaaatcaaaaaactcTGCATCGAATTTCTccatattattgatttttcctGTGCGTTGGGGTATTTCTGGATGAACtgtaagtttttaaattatatgatttaaacaatttatatttttttacttgaagattttattgattatacataatataattgcgtCAAATGgcatatttagatatatgttGTTAAagtataactatatatatttttattaaatatgttatatgattttttcacattatgtACCcagcatatattaaaattaagtgtTATTACCATGATTCCATCGTCGGGTATCATTCGATCCAAGATCTTTCCTATTAAACAGATTCTCCTGAAGATGTTTTATGTTGTCAGATTCAGGAAATCTACCGGCAATACCAGAAATAACGACTTCTTCTCCAGATTCAATGTCAAAGAGCGTAGTTTTCTTACAATCCATTTTtgaatagttttaattaaaaagtttaatataataaaaattaatattttgaatttaaaaaggaaaaacgtGACCAAATTGTAAGAACGCAaagttttttgataattactaacaatttaatgttttgtttcgtgtttttacatttgttgTATGGTTTTCGTTTCAAACTAcagatgttaatatttttgatttagatttttaaactcaaatatatgtttttacgaTTAACGTTATATGACTTGTTTAGATGTTGAAcctatttatataagagatctatatgataattatttcgcCACGCTATCTTAAATtactagaaaattattatttataagcacTAAAAGTAATGCGTAGGTGATAGCATAAgtatacattttcatttttggcatagcaaatgtaatttacaagtatttacatgaagaagaaaacatttttacttCCTTTGTGACATTGTCTGCTG is part of the Cataglyphis hispanica isolate Lineage 1 chromosome 1, ULB_Chis1_1.0, whole genome shotgun sequence genome and encodes:
- the LOC126854764 gene encoding fatty acid synthase-like isoform X1, with the protein product MDCKKTTLFDIESGEEVVISGIAGRFPESDNIKHLQENLFNRKDLGSNDTRRWNHVHPEIPQRTGKINNMEKFDAEFFDFSFDEVAVTDPMGRILLEHTYEAIIDAGVNPKDLRGTKTGVFIGVCFSESEGNWFYEKHQVPNSAIHGCCKAMLANRISQRLGTTGPSYSIDTACSSSLFAMEHAFKSMRSGECDAAIVGGANLCLHPNLALLFTRIGVLSPDGFCRSFDQNANGYMRSETICVVYLQKARRAKRFYATVVYAKTNCDGYKEQGITFPSSEMQAALLQEFYDECGVSPSCLAFMEAHGTGTKVGDPEEINALEKIFCKDKKTSLLIGSVKSNLGHTEAAAGLCQIAKVIIAIQTGIIPPNINFTQVRKDIKALENGSIRVVNTPTPWNPGFVGINSFGFGGANCHILLQSNLKQKVNGGAPNDDLPRLVVISGRTEQAVESFLNEVENQPIDVEYIRLLHDLHADDIQGHPYRGYAIIESKASIKMMKEIQHYSGKRKPICFVFSGIGSQWPGMGESLLQFPTFYKSVKKCDTILRTHGMNIIDIITSKHEAIFNSILNSLVGITVMQIGLIDLLKSINIVPDHVVGHSIGELCCGYVTGNFTMEQVLLSSYYIGLVLSETKITHSSMAEFDHNYDKAKNVNNIYTEEIKGSNMSLHSQLASVKTKILSYLNRLMPNNIMTHNQTWQKLLRGTELSYAEYFTNNLLDPASVEVIVQLIPKNTVTLEIAPDGTFQSIMKELFDISNIALLQCNHENNVKVFLQGLGKMYNNGLQPQLANLYPTVQFPVSRGTPMISPSIKWNHSKDWYVMCFKTQKKITSGERTVNITLKDESFEYISGHIIDGRNLLPATGYLVFIWDTISMQRGQWLNEIPIVFENVKFLRTTHIPKQGDLDLTILIQKGTGNFEIIEGDNTVVTGTARIPSDPSKEKIHLIQKDCEDKEKLMTTKDIYKELKLRGYQYTNLFRGLKSLSVTENRGYIAWINNWVTFMDNMLQVKVFGCDTRNLYIPTEIQKLVIDTELHTQYIRNITAEEKQLPVHFYKDLDVIVSGGIEICGLKSTCIFRRKSTANPVLEEYRFVAHRDRAEVSLQESIILSMHLALEYHQTTKVNIIELIEDGDEITAEELASPLFLEILDNLPLIKPNLNLITGTNRFDSVLPPKITRSMKLSKDNNAILAAGVNLLTHDKSKTLKEILSVLQNDGFLLTRGQPLSRDDFTNAERHNLAVVLEKRTKKEHIVLLKKKERLWRKTEIIFVSNYNFTWLEQLTSILNVENNIVRIILVGQEDSECGLLGLINCLRKEPGGKLIRGVLIQDETAPKFSLDEPLYADQLQMDLFINVLRPGKVWGSYRHLPLAPLELKLTYHALVNQMIRGDLNSFRWIEGPIAPSYQHKDLVRIVYASINFKDVMIATGKINMDEYMSRGRLEECLIGLEYVGIDSAGHRVMGIWENRCLSNMHVADRTLCWYIPDEWTLEDAATVPCAYGTCCYALYIKTTIKKGDKILIHSGTGAVGQAAIYLALHEGCEVFTTVGTPEKRKFIRDTFPSIPEDHIGNSRDTSFEQMIFQQTKGRGVDIVLNSLVEDKLQASIRCLAKGGRFLEIGKFDFMANNMLDLSLFSKGITFYSVMLDSLFSATEERRMVLHKVLLNGLISGAIQPISRTVFQRDEIESAFRYMAAGKHIGKIIIKIHKEDEFINAPIPALPRYYCLANKTYVIFGGLGGFGLELADWLIIKGAKNLVLVSRTGVKNGYQQMKIDLWKSYGVKILTLSDLDASDINDCKIILKTAEKMAPIDAIFNLAVVLNDKICQNHTVETFQVPFKAKAWATKNLDRLSRKICLELRHFVVFSSVSCGRGNTGQSNYGMANSVMERICERRVQEGLHGLAIQWGAIGDVGLVADMQDDDTEMVIGGTLQQKISSCIEKLEEFLLQEHPVVGSMVVAEKHSDILGSDNIVETVANIMGLKNLKDVARHTSLPELGMDSMMAVEIKQTLEREFNVFLTAQDIRCLNFAKLIDMFDKDSLKDKSDRDENDVAGIKLLVYSISNDHLIRDICLDLPTKQNRTRSEIFLLPGMEGCGHIFNSLVQQIEAPATCLQHGVYSIGKGYTSINKIADCLLQHILIKKKLNQDFVIVGYSMGSLIAIELTRKLEAMNLQGRLVLIDGSPEQVKALLNQFLPFTTFVELENNVLLSIMDTIQPALSGKLLLELNKCTNWDEKLDTFITHIPSSYTQLSTDNNKSLCTTIYERVIAVHKYDVTQLPKIESPIILLKPTIKSLSFFQEDYGLHKITKGNVEVCYIEGNHVTMMDSDKIVAAINGEHIESVKKLKLNLTDDNTTSVKDIYTRS
- the LOC126854764 gene encoding fatty acid synthase-like isoform X2 translates to MDCKKTTLFDIESGEEVVISGIAGRFPESDNIKHLQENLFNRKDLGSNDTRRWNHVHPEIPQRTGKINNMEKFDAEFFDFSFDEVAVTDPMGRILLEHTYEAIIDAGVNPKDLRGTKTGVFIGVCFSESEGNWFYEKHQAMLANRISQRLGTTGPSYSIDTACSSSLFAMEHAFKSMRSGECDAAIVGGANLCLHPNLALLFTRIGVLSPDGFCRSFDQNANGYMRSETICVVYLQKARRAKRFYATVVYAKTNCDGYKEQGITFPSSEMQAALLQEFYDECGVSPSCLAFMEAHGTGTKVGDPEEINALEKIFCKDKKTSLLIGSVKSNLGHTEAAAGLCQIAKVIIAIQTGIIPPNINFTQVRKDIKALENGSIRVVNTPTPWNPGFVGINSFGFGGANCHILLQSNLKQKVNGGAPNDDLPRLVVISGRTEQAVESFLNEVENQPIDVEYIRLLHDLHADDIQGHPYRGYAIIESKASIKMMKEIQHYSGKRKPICFVFSGIGSQWPGMGESLLQFPTFYKSVKKCDTILRTHGMNIIDIITSKHEAIFNSILNSLVGITVMQIGLIDLLKSINIVPDHVVGHSIGELCCGYVTGNFTMEQVLLSSYYIGLVLSETKITHSSMAEFDHNYDKAKNVNNIYTEEIKGSNMSLHSQLASVKTKILSYLNRLMPNNIMTHNQTWQKLLRGTELSYAEYFTNNLLDPASVEVIVQLIPKNTVTLEIAPDGTFQSIMKELFDISNIALLQCNHENNVKVFLQGLGKMYNNGLQPQLANLYPTVQFPVSRGTPMISPSIKWNHSKDWYVMCFKTQKKITSGERTVNITLKDESFEYISGHIIDGRNLLPATGYLVFIWDTISMQRGQWLNEIPIVFENVKFLRTTHIPKQGDLDLTILIQKGTGNFEIIEGDNTVVTGTARIPSDPSKEKIHLIQKDCEDKEKLMTTKDIYKELKLRGYQYTNLFRGLKSLSVTENRGYIAWINNWVTFMDNMLQVKVFGCDTRNLYIPTEIQKLVIDTELHTQYIRNITAEEKQLPVHFYKDLDVIVSGGIEICGLKSTCIFRRKSTANPVLEEYRFVAHRDRAEVSLQESIILSMHLALEYHQTTKVNIIELIEDGDEITAEELASPLFLEILDNLPLIKPNLNLITGTNRFDSVLPPKITRSMKLSKDNNAILAAGVNLLTHDKSKTLKEILSVLQNDGFLLTRGQPLSRDDFTNAERHNLAVVLEKRTKKEHIVLLKKKERLWRKTEIIFVSNYNFTWLEQLTSILNVENNIVRIILVGQEDSECGLLGLINCLRKEPGGKLIRGVLIQDETAPKFSLDEPLYADQLQMDLFINVLRPGKVWGSYRHLPLAPLELKLTYHALVNQMIRGDLNSFRWIEGPIAPSYQHKDLVRIVYASINFKDVMIATGKINMDEYMSRGRLEECLIGLEYVGIDSAGHRVMGIWENRCLSNMHVADRTLCWYIPDEWTLEDAATVPCAYGTCCYALYIKTTIKKGDKILIHSGTGAVGQAAIYLALHEGCEVFTTVGTPEKRKFIRDTFPSIPEDHIGNSRDTSFEQMIFQQTKGRGVDIVLNSLVEDKLQASIRCLAKGGRFLEIGKFDFMANNMLDLSLFSKGITFYSVMLDSLFSATEERRMVLHKVLLNGLISGAIQPISRTVFQRDEIESAFRYMAAGKHIGKIIIKIHKEDEFINAPIPALPRYYCLANKTYVIFGGLGGFGLELADWLIIKGAKNLVLVSRTGVKNGYQQMKIDLWKSYGVKILTLSDLDASDINDCKIILKTAEKMAPIDAIFNLAVVLNDKICQNHTVETFQVPFKAKAWATKNLDRLSRKICLELRHFVVFSSVSCGRGNTGQSNYGMANSVMERICERRVQEGLHGLAIQWGAIGDVGLVADMQDDDTEMVIGGTLQQKISSCIEKLEEFLLQEHPVVGSMVVAEKHSDILGSDNIVETVANIMGLKNLKDVARHTSLPELGMDSMMAVEIKQTLEREFNVFLTAQDIRCLNFAKLIDMFDKDSLKDKSDRDENDVAGIKLLVYSISNDHLIRDICLDLPTKQNRTRSEIFLLPGMEGCGHIFNSLVQQIEAPATCLQHGVYSIGKGYTSINKIADCLLQHILIKKKLNQDFVIVGYSMGSLIAIELTRKLEAMNLQGRLVLIDGSPEQVKALLNQFLPFTTFVELENNVLLSIMDTIQPALSGKLLLELNKCTNWDEKLDTFITHIPSSYTQLSTDNNKSLCTTIYERVIAVHKYDVTQLPKIESPIILLKPTIKSLSFFQEDYGLHKITKGNVEVCYIEGNHVTMMDSDKIVAAINGEHIESVKKLKLNLTDDNTTSVKDIYTRS